Below is a genomic region from Bos javanicus breed banteng chromosome 13, ARS-OSU_banteng_1.0, whole genome shotgun sequence.
ATCTAACAGAAATTCAGCCTTATTGGTAGTTGGAGGGAAATACACCCTGTGTTACAGCACATGTTGAGTTTTCTCCATCAGAAAATTTCAGTGTGTATTTTGATGAAAACAAGCTGGATTAAAATGGACAGTTTTGTTACTGTAACTTTAAAATCAGCACTTTTAGAGATAACAGATGCCAAGAATCAGTACAGTAGTATTCCAAAGTGATTTTCTCTAGAAACGGGAGTATATTGAACAGAACGTTTTCAACTGCCTACCAGTACAATCTTGTGGAAGATGCTTTAAAGTCACTTTCTACTTCGTTAGTAAAGGTTTCTCTGAAGAGCTGCAGGCACGTTTTAAGGTGTAATTTATAAAGACTAACATACAAAGAATAGTGCTGAATTAAGTGGCATTTAATATCTATAGGCCATTTTGGTCCAAGAAGTTACTTCAGTGTCAGTCAGTATGCAGCACCTGAAGCTTTTCCATAAACAAGGGTGTAATATgaaagctgctttttttttttttttttaagaataaaagcacATTCCATGTACgaaaatgagtttaaaataataaactgagGCAAACAGttaagaggttttatttttagaacagcaagttaactaaatattttaatgttagtttgctcatctgtgaTCTGAGATCATGCTGAAGTGAGAAAAACATCCCCCAAACTATAATAcattgggggggaaaaaaaaagactaaaattagTAATTCCAGCTACAGTCTTCAGATCACCTTTGTAATGTGTTATGGGTCCATTTTTCCTGGAATAGCTTAAACTGAAGCAGTTTCCCCTGTTTTGGAGATTTTgtagttaattttaattttggctaTTGTTTGGAGGATGGGCTGTTGTGTAGATATGAAGTATAGTTTTTCCATAAAACagatgtttattttgtattaaaaataccACTGTACTTGTTTTACACCATTTGTATACATGTGGTGATATTAATGCTGACCTGTAAAATTCAGGAATTAAAATGTGACCCTGTAATTCTATGgttgttgcttttgtttggtttgttgtaAGTATAAGTAAACttcattttgagttaaaaataaataaataaataaataaaaaatactgtacaTTTTTTCACACACAGCCTTTATAGTTGTATGCTATTTATTATCGAACATATAAGCACATAGAATATGGAGCCagccattttgcagatgagaaaactgaggcccagacaaAGAAAGTGACTTGGACAATGAACCTAGGATAGAACCAGGATTGAAATCTGGATTTACTGACAATCAGGCCAAGGTTTTTTCcatggtgtacacacacacacacacacacacacacacacacacacatatcacagtTACCCCCAATTCAAACATCTCTTGGTTGAACAACAAAGTTTTTTGAGTATAGGTTCTAGGGACATGCCCCTTGGTTAAGGTATAGGTCAGTCTTTTGGGGGAATATGGGGATTATGTTTGCCTTAGCTGGCTTTACCAATtacatttctttcaccagtaaaataagaataaattttatCTATATTAGGGGGTTGTGGAGATTAAAGGAGTTATCAACACAGGTAAGGATGTagaatgggctttccaggtggcgctagtggtaaagaacctgcttgccaatgcaggggacataagggACACGGATTCCATCCTAGGTcgagcagatcccctggaggagggcatggcaacccactccaatatgcttgcctggagaatcccatggacagaggaacctggagggttacagtccatagggtcgcaaatagacacaactgaatcaacttagcacacacataagcAAGGATTTAGAATAATACCTGGCACATAGAGGTCCTAAGAGTGTCGTCATTAATATGGTTTGTTTAACTCTGTAAATCTAGGGCTAGTTCGGGGTAGGGGGTTGTGTTTCTAGAGTGATCAGGACCTGCTGGTTTCATCAGATTCCAAactgcccaccaggcttgtctCAGCCTTGCCCCCTATctcagaggggaagagagagggcaGTGGTGAGTTAGTTCTTCAGTGGGCTCATAACTTTGAGCACATGCAAGATCCTATGAGGGATACACCCAGGCTGACACATCTCTGCCCTTTGAAGTGGGGGAACCCCACGCCATTAGGGAGCCCCCAGAGTTCAGCAAAGGCAAGCCCAAGGCCCAGATAGAAGAGAGGCCTCTTGACCTCCAACCCTGGAGCCTGTAAAACTGGGCtagttttgggacttccctggtggtccaggggttaagactctgtgcttccaatgcaggggacacgagtttgatctctggttgggaaactaagatcccatgtgccctgCCGCCAAAAAAGAAATATTCGGCAGGTGCTTACATCTGGGCAAGGATTAGAAGGGCATGAGCATCTGTTAACTCTGCAAATGTGAGctcatgtgcacgtgtgtgtttgTACATGGATGCCTTCATGTAGACACATAGATgtccgtgtgtatgtgtgtgtacaggaGTGGCACCTTATTTCTGATTGGAAATGAGATTCCAGGATTACCTTCAACATGATGTCCGGGCCAGGCCAGGGTCCCAGAATACTAAGCCCACTCCAGCGCCAACCAAGGTCAGTAGATGACTCTGTTGCTTTATAATTCTAAACAAGTAACTTAATCTCTGTGTCTCAGGGTGCCTTAGTTTCTccacctataaaatgaaaatctgggGATGAGCTGAGCTCTGAGGTCTTCTCCAGTCCTAACAGTAAATCTCTGCAGTAGAGAAGGATGGGTCCCAGGGGTTTCAGGAGCGGATTCTGCTAGGCTCAGCCACCCCACTTTCATGGTACCTTTGACTCATGAGAAATGTAAGGCTGAGATCTGGCCTATCTGCCTGTACACAGGGTTTTTAAGATTGGGAACAGAATCCAGGCCATTTAGGGGACCAGAGTGTATGACAAGAAACCCTTTCCCTGGGCTTGGGGGACCATAATCCTGTGCCCAATAGAATGCTTCCTGTACCAGGGTTAAGGGTCCAGGTATAGGAGTCTTCTCATACCAATCATTTCTCTTGAGCTgagcctttaaattttttaattgaaatatattttttacaatgttgtgttagtttcaggtatacagcaaagttattcagttatacatacacatctatattctttttttacattctctcCTATTATAAGTTTTTACAAgatgttgagtatagttccctgtgctatacagtaggtccttgttggttgtcttatatatagtagcgtgtatattttaatcccaaattcctaatctaTCCCCCATTCTCCAACCTTTAACTATTGAACCTTTGGTTTGGTCTACTCTATGCCAGGTCCAGCACAGGCTGAGTGAAGTATATAGACAAAGATCCTGCCCTTGGGAGGCCCACAGTCTACTTGggaaaatacatatacacaattagTCTTCATCACTTACTgtttattgaacaaataaatgattgTACTGTCCATCAAGGTAGTTCTGGACACCTGGGTAGGGACAGGAAAGGTGACCTAGAGGAAGAAGGAGTGAGTAGAATCCTGAAGACAGAAAAACTCTGAATTCAGAAAAGCCTGAACAGGGAATTCCAGGAGAAAGCTTGAGCAAAAGTATGGGTGTGGGAGAATGAAGAGACAATAGGAGTCTGAGCGTAGGACAAGGTGGATGTAAGTGAGGAATAAAGTGAGAGCACTGGGGCTGGATCATGGCAGGTACAAATGCCATGTTAAGGGGCGTGGTACTGTGGGAGCCACAGGAGGTTTTAGTGCAGGCAAATGATGTGACAAGAGAGGCGTATTAGGGATTATCCAGTTTAAGTCAGCAAAAGGTGAAGAGAGGGTATGAGGTTAGTAGGAAGCAGATGTGATGAGGAGAGgctcagggttgcaaagaatgaggATGGTTTGGGGATATCACTCCAAGGGCCAAAGCGCTGCTCCCTCACTCCTACCCCTCTTCCCCAAGCCACTGGGCATTGTTTCCCGGTTCCTTCTGCTAGTTGCTAGGATTGAGGAGTCCCTCTGGGGTTTCAGATTAGGCCGGGACAGGATTTTATCAGCAGGGCAGAAGCTCTGGCCTAGTTCCCTTCCCCCGCAACCCCCCCTCCCAATGAGACAGATGGGCAGTGCTCAGATTCATCTCCACCAGCCCTGCTCTACTGAGAGAGGATGCACAACCTCTGGAGATGCTGAGGATGTGTACTTGTGGTCTTTCCAGCCTCTTCTCAGGCCACTGGGAATGATGGGGGCCTAGAATATGGGACTGGAAGAATCCTGAGGGTGATGACTTTGAAAGAATCTCTAAAAGATAACTTGGATGTTTCAACAGATAtgaaaattgaggcccagagagatgacatgacttgcttgaggtcacacagcaagtttgGGGAAAGGACGAAGCCCAGGTCTCCTAGCGGAGGCTGAAGCACCCCCGGGCTTTGATTATCTGGTGCTTGTAGAGCACAGAGAGTGTTGGAGCCAGGAACTAtgtgttcaaatcctggctttccCATTTACTATAACTGTGTGACCCTGATTCCTCAACTTGAAAATGGGGATAACACATACCTTTTCGGTTGTTGTGaagaataaacacacatatacagcagtatggcacaatgcctggcactcaGTAAGTGCTCAAAAATGTCAGCTAATGGTCTGGCAGCGGCAATAGTTGCTGTTGAATGCATTACTGAGTATGAATCTATATACTAACCATGAGATCTATCTGTTTccctgtgtggtggtggtggtgtttagtcacccagttgggtcccactctctgcaacctcacggactatagcttgccaggctcctctgtccatggaattctccaggcaagaaaacactgagtgggttgccatgagatCTATCTCAGTTTCTCCGTGTGTACATCGGGTTTAATAATCAATCAATCCCTGTCTCTCACTTTTCTGTCCAGCCCCAGTAGCAATATGGATTAAATGAGGtgtgttagggcttcccaggtagccaggggtaaagaatctgcctgccaatgcaggagaggcaagttcCATCtggaagtcccctggagaaggaaatggcaacccactccagtattcttgcctgggaaatcccatggacagaggagcctggcaggccacagcccatggggtcaaaaagagtcgaacacgattgagcacacacacgcacaagtgTGTAAACGATCCAGTGCAGAGTACTCTCTAGGTCAATGTTTATTTAGCCCAAAACAATTCCTCTCCAAGTTCTACCGGTAAAATTTTCCTGTCAGCCTAACCAATTCGTCTATACTTCCTGCGATCCCCTGGAACCAAGGAAGAGGGTTGTCCCCCACCTGTTAAGCTTGCCcagcagaggaaaaaaaggagtGGGAAAGCAGCGAGCGTGTACGGGAAAGAAAGGGAGACAACAAAGGCAGAGCCGGGAGACGGGTGGTGAGGAGGCTGGGGTGCACGAACGTGGTGTGGAGTTGAGAAAAGTGTACAGACTGAGGGACTTGAGTGTAAAGATGCAGGACAAGAGAGGCGGCGGGAGGTGAGGGAGCTGACAGATGCGGAGGGTGTGCAGAAAGATGGGGGTCTCGTAGGAACGAGTGGGAACCCCGCTCTTAGAGAGCTCCGTGGGTCGCCCAGAGGCAGGGCGCTCCAAGCTTCCAGCAGTTGTTTCTCCAGGCCTCCACTTCCCTAGCCTGGGAGTCTGGGATCCCCGCGAGGGAGCCACTAGCCGGCTAGCCgcggaggaggtggggaggggggatccGCAGCCTGGGATTGGCCGCCGCTTGGCCGGGCGGTGACGCGAGGCGGGCGGGCCCCTTTGTGACGTCACAATCAGCTGTTTGAACGTTCCAATTTGTGCCTTGAGTCCAGCAGCCGCGGCTGTAGACTCAAAGCCCCGCGCACGAGCGCAGTCACTCTGAGAGTCCGACGCGCTCCCAACCCAGCCCCCGCGATGCTGCCGGGCCTGTGATCCGCCGCCGATTCCGGGACACTCCGCCTCATAACTACCTCAGCGCCACCTGGGCCCGCCGCACCGCCCCCAGTTCCCAGGTGAGTTCCGACCGGTTTTGGCCTGGGGGGCTCCTGGAGCCTCGGGACACGCCCCGCGCCCCCAGTTCCCGGGTCTTTGTCAGTCTCCGCGGGCGGCTGCCGGGGCTGCATTCTGGGCTCCGGATTGGCTGCCCCAGCCCGGTAGACCGTGACGTCTCTCTATTTGCATATGACTTTGAGACGTCACCAAGGCCggcaccgcccccccccaccccctcccgacTCGGGTCGCTTGTCCTCCGGTGACCCGTTGGACGCTGGGTCGGAACTGGGCCCAAGAGTGAGGGACGCTGAAGGCAGCGGGACCAGAGGGCCCTCTTGTTTCCTGGGCTAACCCAGGAGCTGAGGTCAAACCTCTGATCTTCTACTTTGTCCTCGAGACCTGAGAGGTTCGAAGAGACTTGAGAGAGGTTCCGAAGGCGCTACTGGGTCTAGATACGGAGAGGGGGTTGTCACAAGTTCAGGAGCCCCTGAAGCTCGAACTCTAGATCGCTGGGGCAACGCCAGGTAGTGGTGCAATCTCCTCCCTCTGGCTCCAGGCTCTGCGCCCCTGGGACTAACATAATAACATTCTCCTAATCCCTGAAGTGTGTGCAGCGCCTTAGCTGACGTCGTTCCCAGCCCCCGAACTAGGGGTCTTAGAGCCCATTTCATGGAAGGAGAAACCGAGGCCCTGAGAGGGGAAGTGGCTTACTCAAGGTCGTGCAGCTAGTTAGAGTCATGCCTCCCTAGTGAGTGGTGGATGCATTAGCCACTGGCACATACCTAGTAGAAGCTTATTACAAATAACAAGTTACACATCCTCCTTGCACTTAAGACTCTGCTtgggttagttcagttcagtcgctcagttgcgtgggactctttgcaaccccatggactgcagcacgccaggcctccctgtccatcaccaactcaaactcatgagtcggtgatgccatccaaccacttggGCTAAGCCCCATCCAAATTTGATAATGCTCCCAGGTTTCCTCACTCCTGGATCTTTTCCCAGGAGGTCTCTGGAGACTGGGTCCCCTTTTGAGGCCCCCATCCTCATTCTGTACCTCAGAGTTCTGGAACCCAGAAAATCACTGCCTCCCAGCTGTTTTGGCCACAGAAAGGTGAGTCAATGGCTGCATCAGGGTGTCTCCTGGGCCAGTGTTGGGATGGGGTGGAGATGAGAGTTCCCTCTGTTTGGCTGTCCTTCACCtcccaccctggtggctcagatggtaaagaatctgtctgcagtgcaggagaccagagttcaatccctggggttgggaagatcccctggagaaggaaatgaccacccactccagaattattgtctggagaattccatggacagaggagcctggcaggctgcagtccatgaagtcacaaagagttggacacaactgagcaactatcactttcaccTTGCACCCCCAGAGCTGCCAGCTAGAAAGGATTGACCTGGACTAGTGCTGGTGATTACAAAGCGTGTGCTCCCCTGTCTCTGCTCACAGAGAAGCACCGGAGACCCAGCAGGAGAGCCTCTGACTTTCCAAGTAGATGGGCCTATGGGTTGGACCAAGAGTCCTATCTCAGCCTAGACTCTGCTCACAGATGGGCTGGGGTAGAGGTGGCTTGGGGATCAAGTGTTATTCCGGGCACAGCTGTTGCAGTTATTAAAGGGAATCGTTCTCCCAGGAGCAGAACTGGGAATGTGAGAACCAGGAAGTTGGCAGGGCTGGGAAAGAAAAATTCTGGGAGCCTCCCTCTGTGGTCATGAGAAGGGGCGGGCACTGGCTGGCTGGTGAGGTTGTCACTTCTGGCTCTGTCactgacttgctgtgtgacctcgggcaggGAGCTTTCCCAGCCCTAAGCCTTCCTTACCTCAATCTGTTTGTAATTTGAAGAGGCCTGGAGCAGACTCTGGGTGCTCTGGTAAATGCAGGATGAATCTCAGTGCCAGGAACCTCAGACCCTTTTATAGCTGGACAGAGGGCCCCCTGAGAGGGGCAGCAACTTGATCAAAATCTGACTCCTGTCTGACTTCCCCCGTCTCCCCTGCATTGTTATATTTTGGGGACTGTTTACTGAGGGGTTCCTGACTGTGTACACTTTGGACCGAAGGCTCAGTGACCTGGTGCTAGACCTGTTCTGCCACCATCTAGCTGTGTGTCTTTGGACGGACTTATGTCCTCTGATCCTCAGCTTATAAAATGGGCTGGGTGAATATCATGGTTTCTGAAACACCTGTtcactttatttccattttctcgaTGAAGCAGTAGGTCCTTGGAAAGAGGGTGTGCCTCATCAAGGCCCCAGTCTTTCCCTTCCTTCAGGAGGGGTCAAACTCTCTGAATTTTTGGTAACTGAGTCACTAACTCCCTGTGGCTACAAATGGGCTGGGATATGTGGCTTGTGCTGGGCGGGCACTGATTGAGGGTGGCCCAACCTTTCGTAATCCCTGAAAATCTACCACCAGGGAGGCCGACACCCAGGCACCACTTCCTTCTGGAGGCCACTGTGGGGTCTGCAAATGTATACATACTCTCTGGGTGTAGAGCTTAGGTGATTCTGTGGCAAGTGTGAAAAATATACCCAGGGATTGGAAGAGGTGCAACAACCATAGAAATACCCCAGGTGGGTTTGCAAAAAGAGTAGAATGCCTTTAGGAAATGGAAGTGTGACTGTATCCCCAGGGAGCTTTATAGAAAGTGTGGAAACATCCTTAGAGGAAAATGACAAGTGGCTGAGTAGCAAAACTGTTGGCTGTCTTCAGGAGAGTCAAGCTTTAGGGATATCCAGGGGGCCTGGCCAGCAGCCCCTAACCCAGGACTACTTCTAGTCTTGAAGTAGGCTTGGTGTTTCCATTCCTGGAGCAGGGAGTCTCCTTTCTCATCTTCAGCCAGGGAAGGACTGATTGAGGGCTTGAGTCCTGGTCCAATCCTCAGTCCTCATCCTTAAGGGCTCTTGGGGTCTGATAGCTCTCTCcctccatcatcatctcccactGACCTGCTGTCTTCCTGGGACCAGGCAACCTGATCTtcctccctaaccagggatgctGTCCTTGAGCAGGAGCTTGGAAATAGTGGGGATGAGGGTGGAGGGCCTGTGGGAATAGGACCTTCATCTGACAGACACAATTGAGGTTTATGTAATCACATGGTGAGATGGTAGCTGTTTTGTGGGATTTCTGCTAGTGAGCCCTTTTCAAGCCACACAGgctcaagtttcttttttttctttttaaattttatttggctgtaccaggtcttagttgcagcgcttgggatcttcaatcttcattgcagcatgtgggatctttagtttgcGGCATGcggactcttagttgcagcatgtgggatctagttccctgaccagggatggaacctgggcccctgagttgggagggcggagtcttagccactggaccaccagagaagtcccctcaaGTAGTGATTCTTAATCTCTGGGGTCAAGAACTACTGTTTAGGAAATCATGATGAAAACCAAGGTCCTTCTGTTCAGAAAAATACACATGGACCATGGTCCCAGGTCACTAAATAAAAAATGCCTAACCCAGACAGATACCCAGCAAAGGCAATGGAGTACAGTGATCTGGAATCTGCGTGGATTAGAATCCTTCCTCTGTGTCTTACTAGCTGTGAGATTTTAGGCAAATCATCTTAtgcctctgagcctcaatttcttcacctgtaaaagaGGGCTAATAATTATATCCATTTCCTAGAGTTATTGTGACTATTACATGAGGCAATATAGGTTAAAGGCTTAATACAGTACTTGGCACATGAATATTAGCTatatggtgatgatgataatgatgataaataATCACAATATTGGGCAATTtcttccttgcctggagaagtgtTTTTACCCTTTATGGTAGCTGTTCTGTGGGATTGGTCCAGGTTGGACGTCCAGTCCTTTGAGGACCTTCCCTGATAGAGTTTTATATATCAGTCCTAGAGCATGCAATAATATtaacaattattaataataaaccaGTTGATTAGTTTATTGAATGCTTAGTCTGTATCCAGGTACTGTTCTGAGCACTTTGTgtttagctcatttaattctcatgagaGCCCAGAAGAGGATACtattattagctcatttaattcctTTAAGGCCTGAGAGGAGGATACTATTATTCTtgccatttgacagatgagaaaactaaagcacaGATACGTTAAATAACTTCTAAGGTCatacaaaaaacagaaaagcctGAAGGCAGGCTGACTTAGCAGAAAGTgaacaaacaacacacacacacaaacgtgtAGACATACACATGCACAGGGCAAAGCTTTCCCACACATTTCCATTGTACTCTTAATGTTCTGGGTGCTGGGGAAGGTATCCCCAGCCAGGAGTTGGGGGGAGAGCAGTCCCTAGTACTGACTCCTCTCTACCTCACAGGTTTCTGCACTGCCATagaccatccccctccccaggcctcttTGCTTCCCCACCATGCTTCAGCGCCTCACCAGCCTCTTCTTCAGTCCCCCACCACCTGCTGCCGAGGACCCCGACTGCCCCCAAGCCTTCGTCTCTGAGGAGGATGAAGTGGATGGCTGGCTCATCATTGACCTGCCTGGTAAGTCTGGAGCCAGGACTGACTCCTGAGCCTGTGAAGTTTTCATTAGGGCACATAGTCCAGCCATTGAGCAGGGAGCTGCTAGGGGACTGGGGAGTTCCCAGGGCAAATAGGGGCTGAGGCAGTAGCATTGGAGGTAGGGGTAACAGCGCCCTTCCATGCAAGCTGGGGCTCTCTCCTGGCAGAGGTGTTGCAGTCCACACCTCACGCGCCCTAGGGCAGCAGGTCGAGACTTGTGGGTGGCCCCTGGGTGTGGCTGGCGGGGCTGCGGGGCTGACTAACGATGCCCTTTCTCTCCCTGTCCCATTGTGTCCGGTGTGTGTGTCTCCCCACTGCGCCCCCTCCTTCCGTAACCCATAGACAGCTTCACAGCTCCACCCAGCCCCGGGGCTGCCGCTGCCCCGGCCGGCCGCCCTCCGCCCGCACCCTCCTTGATGGATGAAAGCTGGTTTGTTACCCCTCCGGCCTGTTTTACTGCAGAGGGGCCTGGACTCGGGCCTGCCCGCCTCCAGAGCAGCCCCCTGGAGGACCTCCTCATCGAGCACCCCAGCATGTCCGTTTACGTGACCGGCAGCACCATAGTGCTGGAGCCTGGCCCTCCCTCCCCGCATCCAGAAGACGACGAAGCTGCCCTGCCTGACGGAGACTCTAGCGACGGGTGAGCGGGCCGGGAgcggagcctggaggcctacagaGGAGtgtcttggagcccaagaacccCCTGGCACTGCCCGGGAGGACCCTTTAGAGGCGGGTGTTCGAGGCAAAGGCCGGGGCCGATGGGCC
It encodes:
- the TP53INP2 gene encoding tumor protein p53-inducible nuclear protein 2 isoform X2 — encoded protein: MLQRLTSLFFSPPPPAAEDPDCPQAFVSEEDEVDGWLIIDLPEGPGLGPARLQSSPLEDLLIEHPSMSVYVTGSTIVLEPGPPSPHPEDDEAALPDGDSSDGELAPARREARALHHAAPLPARAALLEKAGQARRVQRARQRAERHALSAKVVQRQNRARESRPRRPKHQGSFVYQPCQRQFNY
- the TP53INP2 gene encoding tumor protein p53-inducible nuclear protein 2 isoform X1 is translated as MLQRLTSLFFSPPPPAAEDPDCPQAFVSEEDEVDGWLIIDLPDSFTAPPSPGAAAAPAGRPPPAPSLMDESWFVTPPACFTAEGPGLGPARLQSSPLEDLLIEHPSMSVYVTGSTIVLEPGPPSPHPEDDEAALPDGDSSDGELAPARREARALHHAAPLPARAALLEKAGQARRVQRARQRAERHALSAKVVQRQNRARESRPRRPKHQGSFVYQPCQRQFNY